Genomic segment of Erythrobacter sp. BLCC-B19:
CAGGAAATGCCGGCGACCTGCGCCTGAATCGGATCATGCTTGATGTCGCCAGAGGCCATCAAGCCGTTGACCGCCAGCCGCAGCGCGATCCACGCGCCCGAGATGGCGGCGGTGCGCGTGCCACCATCGGCCTGGATCACGTCGCAATCCAAGGTGATCTGTCGCTCGCCGAGCTTCTGCAAATCTACTACGGCGCGTAAGGAACGCCCGATAAGCCGCTGGATTTCTTGCGTGCGGCCCGATTGCTTGCCCTTGGCCGCCTCGCGTGCGCCGCGGGTGTGGGTGGCGCGCGGGAGCATCGAGTATTCGCCCGTCACCCAGCCTTCGCCCTTGCCCCGCAGCCATGGCGGGACGCCCTTTTCGACGCTCGCGGTGCACAGCACCTTGGTATCGCCGAAGCCGATCAGCACCGATCCTTCGGCGTGCTTGGTGAAACCGGTTTCGATGGTGATGGCGCGCATTTCATCGGGCGCGCGTCCTGAAGGGCGCATGGAAAACTCCGTTTGAGGCTTGCCGGCCATTAGGCGCGGCCCACTTGTCGCGGCAAGCGCAAAGACTAAGATTGCCCCCATGGCATCGCTTCCCGTCACCGAACTGACAGCCCGCGCGCGCGACATTTTTCAGCGTGTGGTCGAAGGCTATATCGAAAGCGGCCAACCGGTAGGCTCCAAGACGCTGGCGGCAGACGGCACGCTCAACCTCTCGCCCGCTTCGATCCGTTCGGTGCTCGCCGATCTGGAGGCGGCGGGGTTGCTGGCCGCACCGCACACCAGTGCGGGACGGATGCCGACCGATGCGGGCCTCAGGATTTTCGTCGATGGCATGATGCGAGTGGCCGAACCGACCGCGCAGGAACAGGCAGCAATCGAGGCGCGGCTTGCCGAAGCCGGGCCGGTGGAAGCCGCCTTGAAGCAGGCGAGCGCGATCCTGTCCGACTTGTCGGGTGCGGCGGGGATGGTGCTGGTTGCCCCGCGCGAACAGCGTCTCGCCCAATTCAGTCTCGTCGACCTCGGGCAGGGCCGCGCGCTGGCGGTGCTGGTGGGCGAGGATGGCGGAGTCGAGAACCGCGTGCTGACCATCGGCGGCGCGCTTTCGCCCGGCGCGCTCGACCGCGCGTCGAACTACATCACGGCGCGGCTTGCGGGCCGCACGCTCGCCGAGGCGGCTGCCGCGATGCGGGCGGAGATCAGCACCGGTCGCTCCCAGCTCGATGATGCCAGCCGCGATCTGGTCGAACGCGGGCTGGCGGTGTGGAGCGCGGACGCTGCCGCGCGGCCTGTGCTGATTGTCCGGGGCGCCGCCAACCTGCTCGACGAGGCAGCGCTCGGCGATATCGAACGGGTGCGGATGCTGCTCGAAGACCTCGAAAACAAGCAATCGGTCGCCGAACTGCTCGATTCGGCGCGCGAGGCTGATGCAACGCGGATCTTCATCGGCAGCGAGAACCGGTTGTTCGCGCTCAGCGGCTCCAGCGTCATCGCCTCGCCCTATCGCGACCGCGAGGGGCGGGTGGTCGGCGTCTTGGGGGTGATCGGCCCCACGCGGTTGAATTACGCCCGCGTCGTCCCCATGGTGGATCTGACCGCCCGTTCGCTGGGCAAGCTCATCGCTTGAATGGAAAGCCAAACCGACATGACCGAGAACGAAAAGCCGCTGGATCAGGCGGTTGAAGATGAATTGAAGGGTGTGCCCGAACATCTGCGCGAAGGCGGCGAGGATGAAAGCCCGCTCGCCGAGGCGCTCGAATCGCTGAAGCGCGATCTCGATGCCGCCAAGCAGGAAGTGCTCTACGCGCAGGCCGAAACCCAGAACGTGCGCCGCCGTCTCGAACGCGAAAAGGACGAAGCGCGCGCCTATGCCGCGACCGGCTTTGCTCGCGATATTCTGTCGGTTGCTGACAATCTGTCGCGCGCCATCGACGCGATTCCGCAGGCCTTGCGCGAGGATGACAGCATGAAGGGGCTCGTTGTCGGGCTCGAAGCGACCCAGCGCGAGCTGGAAAAGGTGTTCGCCAGCAATGGGATCACCCGCATTGCCGCCGTCGGCCTGCCGCTCGACCCCAACCAGCACCAGGCGATGCTGGAGGTTCCCTCTGCCGATCACGAACCGGGCACGATCGTCTCGGAAATGCAGGCGGGTTGGATGATCAAGGATCGCCTGCTGCGCGCCGCGATGGTGGCGGTGGCGAAGAAGCCGGACTAGGCGTTGAAGGGCAGGATGGCCGCGTAGGTCGCCAGTGCCGGAGCGCCGGCGACCACAGCACCCTCGCGCAGCAGGAAGGCGTGGCGCACGATTTCGGCCTGCTGCTCGATCCCGTAGCGTTCGAGCGTCCAGCCCGGCTTCAAGGCATAGTCATAGCGGCACCACGGATGGCGGCGCAGCACCAGATGCCAGCGGCCGCGGGTCTGCGCCTGCCAGACGTGCACCATCTCGTGGATGAAATGCGCTTGCCGTTCGAGCGAGGCGGCGGCGAAATCGTCGCAGTAATGCGCCGCGCCGGGGTGGAAGTGGAGATGGCCCATCGGCGCCATCGTCACACCCCGGGGGTGAAGCGGGAAGAACTTGCGGCGCTTGATCCGCACCGGCGCATAATCAATCGCATCGCCAAACATCGACCGGGCAAGTGCGACCTCGCCCGCGGTCAGCGCGCGCTCGCCGCCGACCGGACAGGCTGGCGGCGTGTCGGTCAGCGTTCGTCCCCGGCCGCTTTCACCGGCGCATCGACAGTCACCTTGGTCTGATCGGAGAGGATCAGCGTCAGCCTGGCGGTGCCGCCGGGCTTGAGCGCATCGGTCGGCTCCATCGCCATCACGTGCAACCCGCCCGGCGCAAAGGTGACCGGCGCCCCCTCGGTAAGCGGCACGCTATCGGCCATCACCATCTGCGCCTTGCCGCCTGTGTTGGCGTAGTCATGGATCATCGTCATCCCTGCGCCTTCGACCTCGACACCGGTCAGGCTTACGCCGGACTTGCCGTTGTAGGACAGGTCGAAATAGGCCGCCGCCGGGTTGCCTGCGACCGGGGCCAGCACGATCCTGGCATTGCTGACGGTAAGCCCGGCGTTGGCAACAGCGCGCGGCTCGGCCTGTGTCGGTGCGTCCGCATCAGGAGCGCAGGCCGCAACGCCTGCAAGCAGCGCCGCAGCGCATACCGCGCGTGTGGCAAGGCAAATAGTTTTCACGCAAGTCTCTCCTGTGTGACGCAGCCGTGGAAGGCATCCAAAACTAGGGTGCCCGGTCTCTTGTGCCAAGCGAAACCGCACCTATATCGCCGTCACAAACGAGCCGCCAAGGTGCTTTGCCGACAACCGGGAAGCCGACGGCAGCGGTGTCCAACAATTGTCCTCATGGATGGGAAAGCAATGGGTAAAGTAATCGGTATCGACCTCGGCACCACCAATTCCTGCGTCGCAGTCATGGACGGCGGCAAGCCCAAGGTCATCGAGAATTCGGAAGGCGCGCGCACCACGCCCTCGATCGTCGCCTTCACCAAGGATGGCCAGCGCCTGATCGGCCAGCCGGCCAAGCGTCAGGCGGTCACCAACCCCGACAACACCCTGTTCGCGATCAAGCGCCTGATCGGCCGCCGGTTCGACGATCCCATGACCAAGAAGGACATGGAGCTCGTCCCCTACAAGATCACCAAGGGCAAGAACGGCGATGCCTGGGTCAATGCGGGCGGCGAAGATTACAGCCCCTCGCAGATCAGCGCCTTCATCCTGCAGAAGATGAAGGAAACCGCCGAGAGCTATCTGGGCGAGACCGTGACGCAGGCCGTCATCACCGTGCCCGCCTATTTCAACGACGCCCAGCGTCAGGCGACCAAGGATGCAGGGCAGATCGCCGGCCTTGAAGTGCTGCGCATCATCAACGAGCCGACTGCCGCGGCGCTCGCTTACGGGATGGACAAGGAAGACGGCAAGACCATCGCCGTCTACGACCTTGGCGGCGGCACCTTCGACGTCTCGATCCTCGAAATCGGCGACGGCGTGTTCGAAGTGAAGTCGACCAATGGCGACACCTTCCTCGGCGGTGAAGACTTCGACAATGCGATCGTCGAGTTCCTCGCGGATTCCTTCAAGAAGAAGGAGCAGATGGATCTCAAGACCGACAAGCTTGCGCTTCAGCGCCTGAAGGAAGCGGCCGAAAAGGCCAAGATCGAACTGTCGAGCGCGGCTTCGACCGAGATCAACCTGCCCTTCATCACCGCGCGCATGGAAGGCGGCAGCACCACCCCGCTGCACCTCGTCGAAACGATCACCCGCGCCGACCTCGAAAAGATGGTCGACGGGCTGATCCAGCGCACGCTTGAACCGTGCAAGAAGGCACTGGCCGATGCGGGCGTCACCAAGGATCAGGTCGACGAGGTGATCCTCGTGGGTGGCATGACCCGTATGCCCAAGGTGCGCGAAGTCGTTGAAGCCTTCTTCGGCGCCAAGCCGCACACCGGCGTGAACCCGGATGAAGTCGTCGCCATGGGCGCGGCGATTCAGGCGGGCGTGCTTCAGGGCGACGTCAAGGACGTGCTGCTGCTCGACGTGACCCCGCTCTCGCTCGGCATCGAAACGCTGGGCGGCGTGTTCACCCGCATGATCGACCGCAACACCACCATCCCGACCAAGAAGACCCAGACCTACTCGACCGCCGAGGACAACCAGAACGCGGTGACGATCAAGGTCTATCAGGGCGAGCGCGAGATGGCGGCGGACAACAAGCTGCTCGGCAATTTCGACCTGATCGGCATTCCGCCCGCCCCGCGCGGCGTGCCGCAGATCGAAGTGACCTTCGACATCGACGCCAACGGGATTGTGTCCGTGGCGGCCAAGGACAAGGGCACCGGCAAGGAGCAGACGATCAAGATCCAGGCCTCGGGCGGTCTGTCGGACGCTGACATCGACCAGATGGTCAAGGACGCAGAGAAGTTCGCCGAAGAGGACAAGAAGCGCCGTGCTGCTGCCGAAGCGCGCAACCAGGCTGACAGCCTTGTGCACGCGACCGAAAAGCAGCTTGAAGAGCACGGGGCCAAGATCGACGCGGCCACCAAGACCGAGGTCGAGGAAGCCATCGCGGCGGTCAAGACCGCGCTCGAAGGCGGCGATGCCGATGACATCAGCGCCAAGGCGCAGGCGCTTACGCAGGCGGCCATGAAGATGGGCCAGCAGATCTATGAAGCCGGTCAGGCCGCCGGGCCCGAGGGCGAGGCTGCTGCCGCCGAAGAGGCTCCGGCTGAAGACGTCGTCGACGCCGAGTTTTCCGAGGTCGACGAAGACAAGAAGGGCTGAGCGATCATCCTGATCACTCCCTCGTCATCTCCGCGCAGGCGGGGATCCAGCTCGGCTATGAGCCACCCGGCGCAATGAGCTGGCCCCCCGTTCGCGCGGGGGTGACGGGTGGGTAAGGAAGGCTGAAAAATGGCGACCCAGACCGACTATTACGCAACGCTCGAGTGCAGCCGCGACGCCGATGGCGCGACGCTCAAGAGCGCCTATCGCAAGCTCGCCATGAAGTGGCACCCGGACCGCAATCCGGGCGACGCGGGTGCCGAGGCCAAGTTCAAGGCGATCAACGAGGCCTATGATTGCCTCAAGGACCCGCAGAAGCGCGCGGCCTATGATCGCTATGGCCATGAGGCTTTCACCCGCGGCATGAATGGCGGCGGCGGGGGTGGGCCGTTCGGCGGCGGCGGCTTTGGCGGGCGCGGTGCAGAC
This window contains:
- the hrcA gene encoding heat-inducible transcriptional repressor HrcA is translated as MASLPVTELTARARDIFQRVVEGYIESGQPVGSKTLAADGTLNLSPASIRSVLADLEAAGLLAAPHTSAGRMPTDAGLRIFVDGMMRVAEPTAQEQAAIEARLAEAGPVEAALKQASAILSDLSGAAGMVLVAPREQRLAQFSLVDLGQGRALAVLVGEDGGVENRVLTIGGALSPGALDRASNYITARLAGRTLAEAAAAMRAEISTGRSQLDDASRDLVERGLAVWSADAAARPVLIVRGAANLLDEAALGDIERVRMLLEDLENKQSVAELLDSAREADATRIFIGSENRLFALSGSSVIASPYRDREGRVVGVLGVIGPTRLNYARVVPMVDLTARSLGKLIA
- a CDS encoding nucleotide exchange factor GrpE: MESQTDMTENEKPLDQAVEDELKGVPEHLREGGEDESPLAEALESLKRDLDAAKQEVLYAQAETQNVRRRLEREKDEARAYAATGFARDILSVADNLSRAIDAIPQALREDDSMKGLVVGLEATQRELEKVFASNGITRIAAVGLPLDPNQHQAMLEVPSADHEPGTIVSEMQAGWMIKDRLLRAAMVAVAKKPD
- the dnaK gene encoding molecular chaperone DnaK is translated as MGKVIGIDLGTTNSCVAVMDGGKPKVIENSEGARTTPSIVAFTKDGQRLIGQPAKRQAVTNPDNTLFAIKRLIGRRFDDPMTKKDMELVPYKITKGKNGDAWVNAGGEDYSPSQISAFILQKMKETAESYLGETVTQAVITVPAYFNDAQRQATKDAGQIAGLEVLRIINEPTAAALAYGMDKEDGKTIAVYDLGGGTFDVSILEIGDGVFEVKSTNGDTFLGGEDFDNAIVEFLADSFKKKEQMDLKTDKLALQRLKEAAEKAKIELSSAASTEINLPFITARMEGGSTTPLHLVETITRADLEKMVDGLIQRTLEPCKKALADAGVTKDQVDEVILVGGMTRMPKVREVVEAFFGAKPHTGVNPDEVVAMGAAIQAGVLQGDVKDVLLLDVTPLSLGIETLGGVFTRMIDRNTTIPTKKTQTYSTAEDNQNAVTIKVYQGEREMAADNKLLGNFDLIGIPPAPRGVPQIEVTFDIDANGIVSVAAKDKGTGKEQTIKIQASGGLSDADIDQMVKDAEKFAEEDKKRRAAAEARNQADSLVHATEKQLEEHGAKIDAATKTEVEEAIAAVKTALEGGDADDISAKAQALTQAAMKMGQQIYEAGQAAGPEGEAAAAEEAPAEDVVDAEFSEVDEDKKG
- a CDS encoding copper chaperone PCu(A)C, encoding MKTICLATRAVCAAALLAGVAACAPDADAPTQAEPRAVANAGLTVSNARIVLAPVAGNPAAAYFDLSYNGKSGVSLTGVEVEGAGMTMIHDYANTGGKAQMVMADSVPLTEGAPVTFAPGGLHVMAMEPTDALKPGGTARLTLILSDQTKVTVDAPVKAAGDER
- a CDS encoding vgr related protein, which gives rise to MFGDAIDYAPVRIKRRKFFPLHPRGVTMAPMGHLHFHPGAAHYCDDFAAASLERQAHFIHEMVHVWQAQTRGRWHLVLRRHPWCRYDYALKPGWTLERYGIEQQAEIVRHAFLLREGAVVAGAPALATYAAILPFNA
- the rph gene encoding ribonuclease PH — encoded protein: MRPSGRAPDEMRAITIETGFTKHAEGSVLIGFGDTKVLCTASVEKGVPPWLRGKGEGWVTGEYSMLPRATHTRGAREAAKGKQSGRTQEIQRLIGRSLRAVVDLQKLGERQITLDCDVIQADGGTRTAAISGAWIALRLAVNGLMASGDIKHDPIQAQVAGISCGIFKGTPVLDLDYDEDSNAEADGNFVLLSGGKIAEVQATAEGATYDEEALLRLLRLARIGCDRIFAAQLDAVK